TGTTTTCAGCATCGCTCTCAGCGCATAAAACCAGATCAGAAATGCGATCGCTGAGATGAAGAGAAGTACCAGTCCCGAGAGGCTGTCAAGATAAAACCGGAAACCGACACCGGGGATCACGCTTATGGTATAGGCTATCGTGCTGGTCCTGGTGATGATGAACAATTGTATCGAGAAGAACAAGGTGAGAAAAAACCCCATAAAATTGAGTTCGTTCCTCAATAATTTGACAAAATACGCAAGGAGACCGGCCAGCACGGGAAAGAAAATGATATATAATATCTGGTTCATGTTCCCGACAAAGTCCTGTACAGCTGGTTTCCGTATCGCTTTTTGATCTTCTCGGTTTTCTGCCAGGAAAGTTTCAGCAGGTCAAGGCCGGAAAATTTCTTTTTGCCATCCACATATACCGCAGTTCTTTCAGTACAGCAGTAGCAGGGATCGACCGCCGCCAGGACCAACGCTGCGTCAGCGATGGAATAACCTTTGACCGCCACGACATTGGAGGGAATATTCATATAGCTGGGCGCGCGTATCTTATGCCGGACCGGCATATTAGAACCATCGCTACGGACATAGTGGAATACTTCGCCCCTCGGCGCTTCGTGCCGGCCGATCCCTTCGCCGACCGGTATTTCCGCTATTCTTTCCTCGATCGGGCCATCCGGCATCTGCTTGAGACACTGACGGATGATCTTGATGGATTCGAAGCATTCCAGCAGCCTTACTTTGGCCTTGGCCAGCACGTCACCCTCGTTGAAAACGATCGTGTTCCAGTCGATCTTGTCATAAGCGTCATAGGGATCGTCTTTACGCACGTCGATCGCACAACCGGACGCCCGGGCCGTGGGACCGAGCACGCCGTAAGCGATGGCATCGGCCTTCGGCAGAATACCAACCCCCTCTAACCGCGCCCTGATCACCGGGTCGTCGAGCACGGCTTTAGTGAACAGTTCTGCTTTCTTTTCCACTTCGTTCAGTACTTTTTCGATCCGGGGAAAATCTTCGGGCAGGATATCACGCCGTGCGCCTGCCACCTTGTTCACTGCGTAGTGGTTGCGGTTGCCCATGATCAGCTCGAAGAGATCAAGGATCGGTTCCCGGTACCGCCACACCCACATCCAGACCGTATTGTAACCGATAAAATGCCCGGCAAGACCGACCCAGAGAAAATGCGAGTGGAGCCGCTCCAGCTCGGCGACGATGGTCCGGATGTATTGCGCTCGAGGAGGCGCTTTGATCTTCCAGGCATCTTCCACGGCCATGACATAAGCGTATGGATGAGAATCCGAGCATATGCCGCATATCCTTTCAACGAGAAAAGGAACCTGGTCATAGGTCATCGTGGTTGCCAGGTATTCATGACCGCGGTGATTGTAGCCGAGATTGATCTCCATATCGATGACTTTTTCGCCCTCGACAATCAGCTTGAAGAACTCCGGCTCCTCCTGTAACGGGTGATAGGGCCCGATCGGTATGATCCGCTTCATGATCTACCTTTGCTTATCCTCGTAATCCCGGCGCAGTGGATACGCTGTATCAGGCCAATCATCAGGCGTCAGCAGGGGTGCCAGATTCGGATGCCCGATAAAATCCACGCCCAGAAGCTCATGGATCTCCCGCTCGATCCAGTTCGCCGCGGGCAGGAAATCAGTCAGGCTTTTGATGCTCAGATCATCCTTGGGCGCGACGGTCTTCACGTTATAATACGTGCCTGACGCGTCATGCGAGAAATTGTATATGATCTCGATACCGCGTCTTGTATCGATACCGGTAGCGATCGAAAAACGGCATTTTTTTATTTCGAAAAGGTACTGCGCCAGGTCATGGGCTAAAGCTCGGTCGATCGTGAGGTAGACCCGGCGGGGTGCGTGGACCTTGACCTCCAGACCCGGGTATTTCTTTTCCAGATCAGCGATCAGATCCGGTGAATACTCTTTGCGCATACCGCCGTCCTTTTTTGCTGCGGTCATTGTCTCATAACCTCTTAAGAGCCTTGACCACGCCCATAATTATCGCTTCGGGTTTGGGCGGGCAGCCCGGGATGTACACGTCGACCGGGATATGCTTGTCATAAGTTCCGACCGCAGTGTAAGAGTGTTCGAACATATGGCAATTGCAGGCGCACGTGCCCACGCCGATGACCAGACAGGGTTTGGGCGTCTGCTCGTACACCCGGAGCACCCGGGGCAGGCTCTTTTTGTTCAGAACCCCGGTAACCAGCAACGCATCCGCGTGGCGCGGCGAACCCACCAGAACGATCCCAAACCGCTCAACATCCCAGCGCGGCGTCAGCACGTCGAGTATCTCAATATCACAGTTGTTGCATGATGCCGCCGCTACATGGAACACCCACGGCGATTTTTTCAAACCCCACAACTTGACGTTACCCACCTTTGACTCCCTTAAAAGCCCAAAAAAGCCAGTATCAAACCAATGACCGCTACCGGCCCAAGGACGAACCAGAAAAATTTAAGCGCCTGGTCTATCCTCAAACGCGGGTTCGTGTTTTTGATCAGGACCATAAGAACGATGATCAACAGGAATTTCAGCAGCGCAGTCCAGCTGGTGAGCCCGCCCCAGAGCATAGTGATAATGTACACCGGCAGAACGACCAGCATCATCGCGCGCGTGAGCCGGTACACAGCCAGCGCGACACCCGAATATTCGATATACGGACCGCTCATGATCTCCTGCTCCGCCTCTGGCGTATCGAAAGGAACATAACCAACCTTTGCCTGAGCCGAAAGCAGCATGACGACACATGCGATCACGCCTGAAACCGAATAAAGATGGGGGTGCGCGGCTTGAGACGCCAAGATCTTCGAGACATAGATACTGCCGCCTGATTTAAGGATGACCGTGGCCGTGGCGAGCAGGAACGGCAGTTCATAGGCAAAGTACAGCGTCATCTCCCTCGAAGCGCCGATGCTGGCAAGGGGGTTTTTCGACGCCGAGCCACCGATGATTATCGACAGCGGCAGCAGCGCAAAAAGATATATTATCACAATAAGATCGCCAATAAAAGATGACCCGGGCCGAAAATTCATGATGAAGAGCATCACCGACAGCGTGGTGACCGCTATCAGACCGATCAGCGGCGCGAGGAAGAAAAGAAATTTTGAGGCTCCCTCGGGAACCATCGTTTCTTTCAACAACAGTTTAAGAAAATCAGCGTATGGCTGGTACCATGGCGGGCCTACTCTCCACTGAACGCGCGCGGTCACCTTGCGTTCAACCCACGTGAGAAATAACCCGGCGAACGCGGTGAAGATAAAACCCGGAAAGACCACGTACGCGAAGATGGTCGTCAACACGTTCATTATTTTCTCCTCACGAACGCGTCCTTTGAAACAAAGCGCACGCCGAGCTCCAGTTTGTCGATCTCCTCATCGCTCAGATACTTCAACGCGCCCGATGAACAAGCGGCCACGCAGCGCGGACCCGCTTCGCGGTCGCGGCAGAGGTTGCATTTCTGCGATATGCGGCGCACCAGCGGCATGTCGATGACCCCGAAAGGACAGGCCAGCGCGCAACTGTGGCAGCCCGTGCATATGTAAGCGGACCGCTGCACGATGCCGGTCGCCTCATCGCGGGTAATGGCTGACACGGGGCAGGCTGCGGCGCAGAGAGGCTCGGTGCAGTGCTTGCAGGCCAGAGGCAGATAGGCAGTTACCTCAAGATCGGCATGGCGGATGCGTGCCTCGCCTTTAAAGGCAGCGCGGCAGGCAGCCTCGCAGGACCGGCACCCGCAGCATACGTCAAGATCGAGCACTATTCTTTGCGCCATATCTTAACTGCGGTCGGCATGAAGCGGACCGTTTGTTCATCGATCCAGTAATCAAAAAGACCCCTGGTCAGGCTGGTCTCGGCCGGCACCGCGATCACGCCCGGGTCTGTATCATGAGAGATCTTTGCCGGCAGGCTCTGCCGGGATTGCGCCGATTCGACAACGACCGTTTCGCCATCCTTGACGCGCAGAGCCGCGGCATCCTCGGGATTGATCTTGAGCATCTCCGGTTCGAAAAACGCGCCAAAACAAAAAGCTAGTTTTTCGCCTACCAGCCGGTAACTCTTTTTCTTCCGCTGCCGGGACCGCTCTACGGCCTGTCCGACCCGGGCTTTAAGGTTTGCGGCAAGCCTTGGCGCTGCCGCTGATTTTTTTTCAGCCGGACTGGTATTTCCAGGCAGCGGCAGCAGTTCTAAGATCGTCCGCACACCGCTGGGCGCCAGGACCGCCCCGCTGATCGTCTTTTCACCAAAGATTGTCGTCACGGTCCCCGCCTTTTCGATGTTCAAAGCCAAAGGCATGGCCGTGCAAGATCCCACCCGCCATGGCGTGGCAGCGACCAGGTGGACGCCTTTCAACTCCTTTGCCAGTTGAGGATAATGGTGCGGAAAGAGCTCGCCCAGGCATAACAGGTTCTTTATCCGCTTTTCCCTGATGCGGTCCATGATCATGGCAAAATCAACGCCGCCGGGATAACCGGCAAACTCGTAAAGCGGTACCAATTTCATGCCCGAGTGATCACGCAAAAGCCTGAGTCCTTCGGTCCAGAGCGAGTCATCATACGAGCGTCCAAAAGGCACGGAAGCGAACATGAGCCCGCCCGAGCCCGCGTTCTTAATAAGCTGCGATATGCCGTTGATGGTTGCGGCCGCCACGCCAGTTGTCTCCTCGATCCCCTGGTCCTCGAGATCGACCAAGGCCAGTAATAGCAAGACCAGCGGTTCGGTGCCGGCCTTTGCTTTAAGAAAATCCGTGGCAAAAGCGGCGGTGTGCGTTTTCATCGAATCGATAACGACCAGACGGTTCTTCCGGTCGCGCAAACGCCAGGCGATGATTTCTTTTGAGATCATCGGACTTTGATTGAATACATCCCCTACAAGGCAGATGACCTGCGCTTTATCGATCTGCTCCGGTGAAAAGGATGCCTGCTCATGGATCAAAGACGACAGCGCCGACTCTGATTCCAGGTATGCCGAGGCGTACTGATCAATAGAATTAGCGTGGCAGAACGCAACCAGCCGGCTGTATTCCTCATGCGTGATGTTCCGGTCGAATACAACCGCCAGTTTCTCCGGCTCAGCGACCATCTTCTGCAGATCCTTGCTGATCCTGTCCCAGGTAACGGGACGGTCGTTCTTGAGGGGCTGTGTCAGCCGGCGCGGATGGTCCAGGTAAATGGCCGACGCGCTGCCGCGCGGGCACAGGCGTCCGCTATTCGGCGAGCCTTTTGGGTATTCGACACCCCTGACTCCAAGATCGTCAAAGACAACCTCCAGTTCGCAACCATATCCGCAGAGCGGACACAGCGTTCGTTTGTTTGCTGCCATGGTCATAGGAACGGCTCCCGGATGTCCTTGACATCACGCCAGGTCAGAACCGGACCGTCCTTGCACACGTAGAAATGACCCAGGCGGCAGTGGTTGCATTTGCCAATACCGCAGGACATGTTCTTTTCCATCGACAGGAAGATATTTTCATCCTTAAAGCCGGCCTCAAGTAAACGCTGGGTCGAGAACTTCATCATGAGTGGCGGGCCGCAGACGATCGTCGGGGCGGCTTTTACGTCCACGGGGATCTTGTCCAGGATGGTTGTCACAACACCGACGCGACCGGTCCAGGTCTGATCGCCAACATCGACCGTGGTCAGGAGATCGACGTTCTTCAATTCCTGCCATTGAGGGATCAAATATTTATAGACAATATCCGCCGGCGTGCGGGCACCATACCGGATGTATATCTTTTTGAAATCGCGAGCCTGGCTGAGCAATGCCAGAAACAGGGCGCGCAATGGGGCAAAACCGACCCCGCCGCCGACGATGAATATGTCCTTGCCCTTGAACGCGTCCAGGGGGTAAGGCTTGCCGAAAGGCCCGCGCACGCCGACCGTATCGCCCTCGCTCAGTTTAAAAAGCTCGCGCGTCACCTTACCGACCCGCATTATGGTAAACTCCATGTCATCGGCATGCGGTGATGAAGAAGGTGTGAACGGCGCTTCGCCGACGCCCGGTATAGTCAGCTCGGCAAACTGACCGGCGAGGAAATCGATCGGCCGCTGGTCAAGGATAAAGGTCGTGATCGCGGGGGTTTCCGATATGATCTTCTTGATCTTGACCGCGATCGGATAATATGGGTTCATAGCGATTGCATGACCTCCCTGATGTCGATCTTTGCTGAACAGCCGCTGAAACAACGGCCGCATCCGGAGCAGGCCCGTTTCTTTTCGTATTGCGGGAAGTAATTGAACTTGCACTGGAAGCGGTTCCAGAACCGCTCATCGATCGCGCTTCGCGGGTTGGCGCCGCCGCCTACCCGCGCGTATGCCGCATAGTAACACGCATCCCAGCTCCGCACGCGCTCCATGTCCGTCCCTTTCTGATAATCGCTGAGGAGGAAACAATAACAGGTCGGACATGCATGCAGGCAGGCAAAGCACTCCACACACGCGTCACGGGCCTTGCGGATCGCCGCTTTAGGCGCCTTTTCGATCAGCCAAGCCAGGTTCTCTTTCAAACCCTTGGGATTGATCTCCTCCAGCCGCTGCATAGCATGGCGCCGCACCGCGTCGCGCTCTTCCTCATGCTCGCGCTGTGCATCACTGAACAATCTTTGATTGTCGCTGACGATAGCCTCGCCTCGGTCGGTCCTGGCATCAAAAAACAATCCGTTCTTTAATCGGGTGACGTTTATATCGCACATTTCTTCGCCATAGGGTTTCCCGCCGACGAGGTTGCAGAAACAGGTCGGTTCGGGTTCGGGGCAGTCCGCCGAGATAATCACGGTGTTGGACCGCTTGTCCTTGTAAAAGGGATCTGCTGGTTCCCATTTCTCGAATACCCGGTCATGCACATCAAGACCGTGGAGGTCGCAGCCCTTCAGACCGATAAGGTATAAGGTCTCACGCTTGCGTCGATCGATATCGACCGGGAACCGCGCGACCGTATCGCGCGACGGCAAAAAGAAATGCTTCATGTTCTCAGCCGTCCGGATCCCCGAGAAATCAGGTACGAGCAGCGGTTCCTGACCATAACGTACAAAATGTCTTTTTTTGTCTATTACCGCCGAATAGTAAACGGTCCCTTGGTGTGAAAGGGCTTCGATGAACTCTAAAATATTTTTTTCCGGGAGTAAGCGATGGCTCATGTTAATAGATAAAAATATGATAATTCATCATAAAATCGGAATAATTCAATATCATGAACCGTATTATAATAAAAAAAAGGGCGTTGTCAAGAATGCACAAGTGCGGATGAACCGGTCTGTCCTTGACTTGTCTATTTTTTGGTGTAGAATTGACCAATGACGTCACTTTTGATCAAAAAAGCCTCCGAGATCCTCACCATGACCGACGGCATCGGACTGATCAAGGACAGCTCGATCATGATCGATGACGGGGTCGTCAAACATGTCGGGAAGATCGACGGGCACGTCAAAGGAGAAACGATCGATGCCCGGGGATGCCTTGTCATACCCGGTTTTGTCGACGCGCATACCCATCTTGTCTTTGCCGGATCGCGCGAGCACGAGTTCGAGCTGAGGAATTCAGGCATTAAATACGAAAAGATCGCGAAACAGGGCGGCGGTATTTTCAGCACGGTTCTGGAAACCCGCAAGGCCAGCGAAGACGACCTGTTCAGTCTGGGGATGAAAAGGATCGAAAAGATCATGCAAAGCGGGACCACGACCGTGGAAATAAAGAGCGGTTACGGGCTTTCAAAAAGCGAAGAGATCAAGATGCTACGGGTGATAAAGCGCCTTAAGGAGCACGCGCCGATCGATGTTGTACCAACTTACCTGGTTCATGCGATACCGCCGCAGATGAAGGCGCGCGATTACATCGACATGGTCAACGAAGAGATCATCCCCGAGGTGGCAAGGGATAAGCTCGCTGCGTTCTGCGATATTTTCTGCGACAAGACCGCCTTTACCCGGAAGCAAAGCGAACTGGTGCTCATCCGCGCCCGGGAATTCAACTTGAAATTGAAGATCCATGCCGACGAACTAACCAATTCAGGGGGCGCCACTCTCGCCGCCAAACTGGGTTGCACGTCGGCCGATCATCTGATTTTTACGACCAGGTCCGGTATCAAGGACATGAAGAAATCGGGCGTGATACCCGTCCTCCTGCCGGGGACATCCCTGTTCCTGAAATCAAAGGTAAAACCCAAAATCCATCTGTTCATGAAGTACCGAACACCGGTAGCGATCAGTTCGGATTACAACCCCGGCACCTGTATGATCTACTCGATGCCGGTGATCATGTCGCTGGCCTGCATGCTTTACGGATTGACCGCAGAAAAGGCGTTCGAGGCAGCGACCATAAACAGCGCCCGCGCCCTGGACATTGCGGACCGGGTTGGATCGCTGAGGCCGGGCGGACAGGCCGATGTGGTGATCCTCAACACCGATCATTTCGGCAAAGTTCCGTACCAATGCGCAGAACCGATGGTAAGAATGGTCATAAAAAAGGGGAAGATAGTCTATGGAAAGAATAGTTGAGTGCGTTCCGAATTTTAGCGAAGGCCGTAACAAAGAGACGATCGACGCCATCGTGCAGGAGATCAAATCCGCCGGGGTCCAGCTCCTGGACGTTCAGATGAACGCGGACCATAACCGGGCGGTCATCAGTTTCATCGGCGGTCCGGAGCAAGCGTTGGAAGCGGCGTTTAACGCCACAAAAAAGGCGGCGCAACTTATCGATCTGACTAAACACCAGGGTGAACATCCCCGCGTCGGCGCGACCGATGTCATACCGTTCGTACCCATCACCAATATTTCAGTGGAGGAATGCGTTGAACTCGCGCGCCGCCTGGGCAAACGGATCGCTACGGAGTTAAGCATCCCGGTTTACCTCTACGAAGCGGCCGCTACCAAGCCGGACCGCGAGAACCTGGCGAACATCCGGAAGGGTGAATTCGAAGGATTAAGCAAGGATATTGAGACCGATCCTGACCGCGCGCCGGATTTTGGCCCGGCCAAGGTTCATCCGACCGCCGGGGCCACGGTCGTGGGAGCGCGGTTCCCGCTGATTGCCTATAACATTAACCTTAACACCGCCGACGTTTCGGTCGCCAAGAACATTGCCAAGGCGATCCGTTTTCGCGACGGCGGGTTCCGGCACGCCAAAGCCCTGGGTTTTGAACTGAAGGAAGAGAACCTGGCCCAGGTCTCGATCAATATGACCAATTATCTCCAGACCTCCCTTTTCCACGTATTTGAAGCGGTGCGACGCGAAGCCCAGCGCTACGGCGTAACGGTCAAGGAATCCGAGATCGTCGGTTTGGTCCCGGAAAAGGCCCTGATCGAGACCGCGATCTATTATCTCCAGCTTAACCGGTTCAATGAGAACCAGATCATGGAGTATCATCTCAGCGGTAAAGCCCATGAAGGGTCATTATTCGATTTTCTCACCGCCTTGTCCGATGCCACACCGACGCCGGGCGGCGGCAGCGTGGCGGCGCTGCAGGGAGCGCTGGGGACCG
This window of the bacterium genome carries:
- a CDS encoding 4Fe-4S dicluster domain-containing protein translates to MAQRIVLDLDVCCGCRSCEAACRAAFKGEARIRHADLEVTAYLPLACKHCTEPLCAAACPVSAITRDEATGIVQRSAYICTGCHSCALACPFGVIDMPLVRRISQKCNLCRDREAGPRCVAACSSGALKYLSDEEIDKLELGVRFVSKDAFVRRK
- a CDS encoding NADH-quinone oxidoreductase subunit C, whose protein sequence is MTAAKKDGGMRKEYSPDLIADLEKKYPGLEVKVHAPRRVYLTIDRALAHDLAQYLFEIKKCRFSIATGIDTRRGIEIIYNFSHDASGTYYNVKTVAPKDDLSIKSLTDFLPAANWIEREIHELLGVDFIGHPNLAPLLTPDDWPDTAYPLRRDYEDKQR
- a CDS encoding cyclodeaminase/cyclohydrolase family protein; protein product: MEYHLSGKAHEGSLFDFLTALSDATPTPGGGSVAALQGALGT
- a CDS encoding molybdopterin dinucleotide binding domain-containing protein, with the protein product MAANKRTLCPLCGYGCELEVVFDDLGVRGVEYPKGSPNSGRLCPRGSASAIYLDHPRRLTQPLKNDRPVTWDRISKDLQKMVAEPEKLAVVFDRNITHEEYSRLVAFCHANSIDQYASAYLESESALSSLIHEQASFSPEQIDKAQVICLVGDVFNQSPMISKEIIAWRLRDRKNRLVVIDSMKTHTAAFATDFLKAKAGTEPLVLLLLALVDLEDQGIEETTGVAAATINGISQLIKNAGSGGLMFASVPFGRSYDDSLWTEGLRLLRDHSGMKLVPLYEFAGYPGGVDFAMIMDRIREKRIKNLLCLGELFPHHYPQLAKELKGVHLVAATPWRVGSCTAMPLALNIEKAGTVTTIFGEKTISGAVLAPSGVRTILELLPLPGNTSPAEKKSAAAPRLAANLKARVGQAVERSRQRKKKSYRLVGEKLAFCFGAFFEPEMLKINPEDAAALRVKDGETVVVESAQSRQSLPAKISHDTDPGVIAVPAETSLTRGLFDYWIDEQTVRFMPTAVKIWRKE
- a CDS encoding 4Fe-4S dicluster domain-containing protein, with amino-acid sequence MSHRLLPEKNILEFIEALSHQGTVYYSAVIDKKRHFVRYGQEPLLVPDFSGIRTAENMKHFFLPSRDTVARFPVDIDRRKRETLYLIGLKGCDLHGLDVHDRVFEKWEPADPFYKDKRSNTVIISADCPEPEPTCFCNLVGGKPYGEEMCDINVTRLKNGLFFDARTDRGEAIVSDNQRLFSDAQREHEEERDAVRRHAMQRLEEINPKGLKENLAWLIEKAPKAAIRKARDACVECFACLHACPTCYCFLLSDYQKGTDMERVRSWDACYYAAYARVGGGANPRSAIDERFWNRFQCKFNYFPQYEKKRACSGCGRCFSGCSAKIDIREVMQSL
- the nuoB gene encoding NADH-quinone oxidoreductase subunit NuoB gives rise to the protein MGNVKLWGLKKSPWVFHVAAASCNNCDIEILDVLTPRWDVERFGIVLVGSPRHADALLVTGVLNKKSLPRVLRVYEQTPKPCLVIGVGTCACNCHMFEHSYTAVGTYDKHIPVDVYIPGCPPKPEAIIMGVVKALKRL
- a CDS encoding FAD/NAD(P)-binding protein, producing MNPYYPIAVKIKKIISETPAITTFILDQRPIDFLAGQFAELTIPGVGEAPFTPSSSPHADDMEFTIMRVGKVTRELFKLSEGDTVGVRGPFGKPYPLDAFKGKDIFIVGGGVGFAPLRALFLALLSQARDFKKIYIRYGARTPADIVYKYLIPQWQELKNVDLLTTVDVGDQTWTGRVGVVTTILDKIPVDVKAAPTIVCGPPLMMKFSTQRLLEAGFKDENIFLSMEKNMSCGIGKCNHCRLGHFYVCKDGPVLTWRDVKDIREPFL
- a CDS encoding nickel-dependent hydrogenase large subunit, translating into MKRIIPIGPYHPLQEEPEFFKLIVEGEKVIDMEINLGYNHRGHEYLATTMTYDQVPFLVERICGICSDSHPYAYVMAVEDAWKIKAPPRAQYIRTIVAELERLHSHFLWVGLAGHFIGYNTVWMWVWRYREPILDLFELIMGNRNHYAVNKVAGARRDILPEDFPRIEKVLNEVEKKAELFTKAVLDDPVIRARLEGVGILPKADAIAYGVLGPTARASGCAIDVRKDDPYDAYDKIDWNTIVFNEGDVLAKAKVRLLECFESIKIIRQCLKQMPDGPIEERIAEIPVGEGIGRHEAPRGEVFHYVRSDGSNMPVRHKIRAPSYMNIPSNVVAVKGYSIADAALVLAAVDPCYCCTERTAVYVDGKKKFSGLDLLKLSWQKTEKIKKRYGNQLYRTLSGT
- the hutI gene encoding imidazolonepropionase; the protein is MTSLLIKKASEILTMTDGIGLIKDSSIMIDDGVVKHVGKIDGHVKGETIDARGCLVIPGFVDAHTHLVFAGSREHEFELRNSGIKYEKIAKQGGGIFSTVLETRKASEDDLFSLGMKRIEKIMQSGTTTVEIKSGYGLSKSEEIKMLRVIKRLKEHAPIDVVPTYLVHAIPPQMKARDYIDMVNEEIIPEVARDKLAAFCDIFCDKTAFTRKQSELVLIRAREFNLKLKIHADELTNSGGATLAAKLGCTSADHLIFTTRSGIKDMKKSGVIPVLLPGTSLFLKSKVKPKIHLFMKYRTPVAISSDYNPGTCMIYSMPVIMSLACMLYGLTAEKAFEAATINSARALDIADRVGSLRPGGQADVVILNTDHFGKVPYQCAEPMVRMVIKKGKIVYGKNS
- a CDS encoding complex I subunit 1 family protein, which codes for MNVLTTIFAYVVFPGFIFTAFAGLFLTWVERKVTARVQWRVGPPWYQPYADFLKLLLKETMVPEGASKFLFFLAPLIGLIAVTTLSVMLFIMNFRPGSSFIGDLIVIIYLFALLPLSIIIGGSASKNPLASIGASREMTLYFAYELPFLLATATVILKSGGSIYVSKILASQAAHPHLYSVSGVIACVVMLLSAQAKVGYVPFDTPEAEQEIMSGPYIEYSGVALAVYRLTRAMMLVVLPVYIITMLWGGLTSWTALLKFLLIIVLMVLIKNTNPRLRIDQALKFFWFVLGPVAVIGLILAFLGF